The genomic DNA TCAATTaacaaaatgagaaaaaaacacACTCCCTACTTAAAACACATAAAACTTTCAACTTGTAGCATCTGCATCTTCTTCAACCTTGGGTTTCATACTGTCATAATTTAGTGGTGGAATTGGCAACTCATAACCGACAATTTCAGGCGATACCCGAGAACTCTGAAAAACCGTCTTCGTATCGATCCTTCTTCCAGAGGAAACTCCTGAAAAGTAAAAGAATAATCACATatgatgattttgttgttgTAGTACATATTGAAGGAGGACATAAATTGAAAGGAAAGCAGCCAATGTAAATTTTACAGACCCTGGAAGATGAAGACGACACAGAAGAGAATTGTGCATATCATGGCAAAGAGATTGCCATTAGCAGAAGAAGAAGCAGCCTTGGCAGACTTAGCCTTGAGTGCTTTGATTCTCTCAACCCTAGCCCGTTTCAAGATTATAAGTTGAGAAATCTCTTTGATTAGCTTCTGATCAGCAGCATCAAGTGAC from Impatiens glandulifera chromosome 9, dImpGla2.1, whole genome shotgun sequence includes the following:
- the LOC124915683 gene encoding uncharacterized protein LOC124915683, with the protein product MGMVGSGCYAAMDSLSETADIDIETGVGVGGCISEEEDEEGEEEQRAVYSKTCCRSLVRTDGSTETTMNSSSNVLVLDDVKLFETRTKVVKEKKSSKKPPRPPRSSKPLSLDAADQKLIKEISQLIILKRARVERIKALKAKSAKAASSSANGNLFAMICTILFCVVFIFQGVSSGRRIDTKTVFQSSRVSPEIVGYELPIPPLNYDSMKPKVEEDADATS